One Alphaproteobacteria bacterium 33-17 genomic region harbors:
- a CDS encoding threonine--tRNA ligase, protein MVKVSLPDGSVRSYEQSSISGMEIAESISKSLAKAAIAIKVNGEAKDLSIILTGTNNSIEIITPESPEGLEIIRHDAAHILAQAIKELYPSAQITIGPVIENGFYYDIDLDYKISTDDFRKIESKMEEIVRKNYPITREVWERDKAVEFFKSIGEHYKAEIIADLPASEDISLYRQGDFIDLCRGPHSPSTSKVKAFKLMKVAGAYWRGDSKNKMLQRIYATAWTNKQDLDNYIKMLEEAEKRDHRKLGKELNLFHIQEEAQGMVFWHDKGWTIYRLVEEYVRNKIRQNGYTEVKTPILVDRILWEKSGHWEKFRENMFVSQDDEDSVLALKPMNCPCHIQIFNHGLKSYKDLPLRMAEFGTCHRNEPTGSLHGLMRVRGFTQDDAHIFCTEDQITSETVEFCRLLKEVYKDFGFTEIRVKFSDRPEKRAGSDEIWDKAEAALKEAVEEAGLEYTLNPGEGAFYGPKLEFVLKDAIGRDWQCGTLQADFVLPERLDASYIAADGSKQRPVMLHRAILGSLERFIGILIENHSGRMPVWLSPIQAVVMSITNEVDEYTQQVSEILERNGIRVKLDLLNDKINYKIRKYVLEKIPFLVVAGKSEAENGTVSVRIGNDPEQKTMTIDELVSFISEEQNNYR, encoded by the coding sequence ATGGTTAAAGTTAGCTTACCTGACGGTAGCGTCAGATCTTATGAACAAAGCAGCATTTCTGGAATGGAAATAGCCGAGTCAATTAGCAAAAGCTTAGCAAAAGCTGCCATAGCTATTAAAGTCAATGGTGAAGCAAAAGATCTGTCCATTATACTTACGGGTACTAATAATTCTATAGAAATTATCACGCCAGAAAGTCCAGAAGGACTTGAAATTATCAGGCACGATGCAGCTCATATATTAGCTCAGGCGATAAAAGAGCTTTATCCAAGTGCGCAAATTACAATTGGTCCTGTTATTGAAAACGGCTTTTATTATGATATTGATTTAGATTATAAAATTTCAACAGATGATTTTAGAAAAATTGAGTCTAAAATGGAAGAAATTGTCCGCAAAAACTATCCCATTACAAGGGAAGTCTGGGAGCGTGATAAAGCTGTAGAGTTTTTTAAATCAATTGGTGAGCATTATAAAGCTGAAATTATTGCAGACCTGCCAGCAAGCGAAGATATATCGCTTTATAGACAAGGTGACTTTATTGATCTATGCCGTGGTCCTCACTCACCATCTACAAGCAAAGTTAAGGCTTTCAAACTAATGAAAGTTGCAGGTGCTTACTGGAGAGGTGATTCTAAAAATAAGATGCTGCAAAGGATTTATGCAACAGCATGGACCAATAAGCAAGACCTTGATAATTATATCAAAATGCTTGAGGAAGCTGAAAAAAGAGATCACAGAAAACTTGGAAAAGAGCTAAATCTGTTTCATATTCAGGAAGAAGCTCAAGGAATGGTGTTCTGGCATGATAAAGGCTGGACAATTTACCGCTTAGTCGAAGAATATGTACGCAATAAAATTAGGCAAAATGGCTATACTGAAGTTAAAACACCTATTTTAGTAGACCGTATTTTATGGGAAAAATCAGGACATTGGGAAAAATTCCGTGAGAATATGTTTGTAAGTCAGGATGACGAAGATTCTGTTTTAGCGCTTAAGCCTATGAACTGTCCATGTCATATTCAGATTTTTAACCATGGACTTAAGTCTTATAAAGATCTGCCGCTTCGTATGGCAGAATTTGGAACATGCCATAGAAATGAGCCTACAGGATCACTTCATGGTCTTATGAGGGTTAGGGGTTTTACACAAGATGATGCCCACATTTTCTGTACTGAAGACCAAATCACCAGCGAAACTGTAGAATTTTGTAGGCTTCTCAAAGAAGTATATAAAGACTTTGGATTTACTGAAATTAGAGTAAAATTCTCCGACAGACCTGAAAAAAGAGCAGGAAGCGATGAAATTTGGGATAAAGCAGAAGCTGCGCTTAAAGAAGCTGTTGAAGAAGCAGGATTAGAATATACATTAAATCCAGGTGAAGGCGCGTTTTATGGTCCTAAGCTTGAATTTGTGTTAAAAGATGCTATCGGAAGAGACTGGCAGTGCGGAACACTTCAGGCAGATTTTGTTCTTCCCGAAAGGTTAGATGCAAGCTATATTGCTGCTGATGGTTCAAAACAACGCCCTGTAATGCTTCACAGAGCAATATTAGGCTCCCTTGAAAGGTTCATTGGTATTTTAATTGAAAACCATAGCGGCAGAATGCCGGTTTGGCTTTCTCCTATTCAGGCAGTTGTGATGAGCATAACTAATGAAGTTGATGAATATACCCAGCAAGTATCTGAAATACTTGAAAGAAATGGTATCCGTGTAAAATTGGATTTACTAAATGATAAAATTAATTATAAAATTAGGAAATATGTACTGGAGAAAATTCCATTTTTAGTGGTTGCTGGTAAAAGCGAAGCAGAAAATGGTACGGTTTCGGTGAGAATTGGAAACGACCCAGAGCAAAAAACAATGACAATAGATGAACTTGTTTCATTTATTTCAGAGGAACAAAATAATTATAGATAA
- a CDS encoding dTDP-glucose 4,6-dehydratase, with protein sequence MKYQNILVTGGLGFIGSNFVNLFHSEFNIIILDKLTYAASRSNILPDTKCEVVIGDICDANLIKNIIEQHKIDAIVNFAAESHVDNSINSPKAFIDTNIIGTYTILDVIKNYYPSIRLVHVSTDEVFGSLELDTNDKFSNSSSYKPSSPYSASKAASDHLVRAWVHTYGIDAIITNCSNNYGANQHIEKLIPKTITNALEKKPITVYGNGKNVRDWIYVEDHCRGIMLALNRGIKGNSYLFGGNNEISNIEVVNIILDIIKQENSGFDYHSLITYVTDRPGHDLRYAIDNTESQLKLGFKPSVSFQEGIASTIKWYMRAYAN encoded by the coding sequence ATGAAATATCAAAATATTTTAGTCACTGGTGGACTTGGATTTATCGGTAGTAACTTTGTAAACCTTTTCCATTCAGAATTCAATATTATTATTCTAGATAAGCTTACTTATGCTGCATCACGTAGCAATATATTACCTGATACTAAATGTGAAGTAGTTATAGGTGATATTTGTGATGCTAATTTAATCAAAAACATTATCGAGCAACATAAGATAGACGCAATTGTTAATTTTGCAGCTGAATCGCACGTAGATAATTCTATTAATTCACCTAAAGCGTTTATAGATACTAATATCATTGGCACATACACAATTTTAGATGTGATTAAAAATTACTATCCCAGTATTAGACTGGTGCATGTATCTACAGATGAGGTATTTGGAAGCTTAGAGCTTGATACAAATGACAAATTCTCTAATAGCTCATCTTATAAGCCGAGTTCTCCATATTCCGCAAGTAAAGCTGCAAGCGATCATTTAGTTAGAGCTTGGGTTCATACATACGGCATTGATGCTATTATAACAAACTGTAGTAATAATTACGGCGCTAACCAGCATATAGAAAAACTTATCCCGAAAACCATCACTAATGCTTTAGAAAAAAAACCTATTACAGTATATGGTAATGGAAAGAATGTTAGAGACTGGATATATGTAGAAGATCATTGTCGCGGTATTATGCTTGCGCTTAATAGAGGTATAAAAGGCAATAGCTATTTATTTGGCGGAAATAACGAGATCTCAAATATTGAGGTTGTAAACATTATTTTAGATATAATAAAACAGGAAAATTCTGGTTTTGATTATCATAGCCTTATAACTTACGTTACAGACAGACCAGGTCATGATTTAAGATATGCAATTGATAATACAGAGTCACAGCTAAAACTTGGATTTAAGCCATCGGTATCTTTCCAGGAAGGTATAGCTAGCACCATAAAATGGTATATGAGAGCATATGCTAATTAG
- a CDS encoding 30S ribosomal protein S1 has protein sequence MVNKFTKSKRLVIESDFHTDESFADLFQESLSSVSLREGNVVKGEVIGFEKDLVHIDLGLKTEGVVPMKEFEITGDHETISVGDIVDVYLEKIENKSGKAVISREKAVREAAWGNIESALAEGKTVTGFICGKVKGGFTVDLQGVIAFLPGSQVDIRPIKDITPLMNVTQPFKILKIDRKQANIVISRRAILEESRMEERDEVLANIKEGVVLDGIVKNITDYGAFIDLGSFDGLLHLTDISWSRINHPSEVLSLGQQVKVMVIKYNAETKRVSLGMKQLEENPWGDIEARYPRGSKVQGKVSNIADYGAFIELEPGIEGLVHVSEMSWIKSNANPKKFLSLGQEVECVVLDVDASKHRISLGMKQCEENPWQAFSDKHELASIATGTVKNIVDFGAFVEFEGGIEGLIHVEDIAWDNQQEALKSLSKGQQIQAVVLAIDVEKERISLGLKQLESDPFEGAVSGVKRGDRVEATVIAVNDDSISVEISEGLECIIRKQDLSSDKNEQRTDRYSVGDKVEAKVVSMDKKDRKLALSIKALEIEDQKQALADLKSQDSGTTLGDILGNAMNRK, from the coding sequence ATGGTAAATAAATTTACAAAATCAAAAAGGCTTGTAATTGAATCTGATTTCCATACAGATGAGAGCTTTGCAGATCTATTCCAGGAGTCTTTATCTTCTGTTTCTTTAAGAGAAGGAAACGTAGTTAAAGGTGAAGTAATCGGATTTGAAAAAGATTTAGTACATATTGACTTAGGTCTAAAAACAGAAGGCGTTGTACCAATGAAAGAATTCGAGATCACAGGTGATCACGAAACAATTTCTGTAGGTGACATCGTTGATGTTTATTTAGAAAAAATTGAAAACAAAAGCGGTAAGGCTGTTATTTCAAGAGAAAAGGCTGTTAGAGAAGCTGCTTGGGGTAATATTGAAAGCGCGCTTGCAGAAGGCAAAACAGTTACAGGTTTCATTTGTGGTAAAGTTAAAGGTGGTTTCACTGTTGACTTACAAGGCGTTATTGCGTTCTTACCTGGAAGCCAGGTTGATATTCGTCCAATTAAAGACATTACACCGCTTATGAACGTTACACAGCCGTTCAAAATTCTTAAAATCGACCGGAAACAAGCTAACATCGTTATTTCTCGTAGAGCTATTCTTGAAGAAAGCAGAATGGAAGAAAGAGACGAAGTTCTTGCTAACATTAAAGAAGGTGTTGTACTCGATGGTATCGTTAAGAATATCACAGACTACGGTGCGTTCATTGATTTAGGTAGCTTTGATGGTTTATTACACCTCACAGATATTTCTTGGTCAAGAATCAATCACCCATCAGAAGTATTATCTTTAGGTCAACAAGTTAAAGTAATGGTGATCAAATACAACGCAGAAACAAAGCGTGTATCACTCGGTATGAAGCAACTTGAAGAAAATCCATGGGGCGATATTGAAGCTAGATACCCAAGAGGTTCAAAAGTTCAAGGTAAAGTAAGCAATATTGCTGATTATGGTGCATTTATTGAACTTGAGCCTGGTATTGAAGGCTTGGTACACGTTTCAGAAATGAGCTGGATTAAAAGCAATGCTAACCCTAAGAAGTTCTTAAGCTTAGGTCAGGAAGTTGAGTGTGTTGTTCTTGATGTTGACGCATCTAAACACAGAATCAGCCTTGGTATGAAGCAATGTGAAGAAAATCCATGGCAAGCATTCTCTGATAAGCATGAGCTTGCATCAATCGCTACAGGTACAGTGAAAAATATCGTTGATTTCGGTGCTTTCGTTGAATTTGAAGGCGGAATCGAAGGATTAATTCACGTTGAAGATATTGCTTGGGATAACCAACAAGAAGCTTTAAAATCTCTTTCTAAAGGTCAGCAAATTCAAGCAGTTGTTCTTGCTATTGACGTTGAAAAAGAAAGAATTAGCTTAGGCTTAAAGCAATTAGAAAGCGATCCATTTGAAGGTGCTGTTTCTGGTGTTAAAAGAGGCGACAGAGTAGAAGCTACTGTTATTGCTGTAAATGACGATAGCATTTCGGTAGAAATCTCTGAAGGCTTAGAATGCATTATCAGAAAGCAAGATCTTTCAAGTGATAAAAACGAACAAAGAACTGATAGATACAGCGTTGGCGATAAAGTAGAGGCGAAAGTTGTTTCTATGGATAAGAAAGATCGTAAACTTGCACTTTCTATTAAAGCCCTTGAAATTGAAGATCAAAAGCAAGCACTTGCTGATCTTAAGTCTCAAGATTCAGGTACTACATTAGGTGATATCCTAGGTAATGCGATGAATAGAAAGTAA
- a CDS encoding cytidylate kinase encodes MKKNKKLLITIDGPSASGKGTVAKLVASKLGLGYLDSGLIYRELAYQITQKNFTLETDWIELSKNLDLGQINNHIKELKTEEIGSIASKAAAVTEIRKNLLDIQRKFYEDSPSGIVADGRDMGTVVFPDADFKFFVTAGVGVRADRRFKELQLLNKNVIYDQVVQDLINRDNRDSSRDCAPLKAAEGAITIDTTTMPAEEAATIIIDLILS; translated from the coding sequence ATGAAAAAAAATAAAAAATTACTTATAACAATAGATGGTCCTTCGGCTTCTGGTAAAGGTACTGTCGCTAAGCTTGTAGCTAGTAAGCTTGGTCTTGGTTACTTAGATTCAGGACTAATTTATCGTGAGCTTGCATATCAGATTACTCAGAAGAATTTTACTTTAGAGACTGACTGGATTGAACTTTCTAAAAACTTAGATCTTGGTCAAATTAACAATCATATAAAAGAGTTAAAAACCGAAGAAATTGGTAGTATTGCTTCTAAGGCGGCAGCGGTAACTGAAATTAGAAAAAACTTACTTGATATTCAAAGAAAATTTTATGAAGATTCGCCATCAGGAATTGTTGCCGATGGTAGAGACATGGGTACTGTTGTTTTTCCTGATGCAGATTTTAAGTTTTTTGTAACAGCAGGTGTAGGTGTTAGAGCAGACAGGCGTTTTAAAGAGTTGCAGTTATTAAATAAAAATGTTATATACGATCAGGTTGTTCAAGATTTGATTAATAGAGATAATCGCGACTCAAGCAGAGATTGCGCGCCTTTAAAGGCGGCAGAAGGTGCTATTACTATAGATACTACGACAATGCCTGCAGAAGAAGCCGCGACTATAATTATTGATTTAATACTTAGCTAA
- a CDS encoding 2-polyprenylphenol 6-hydroxylase yields the protein MRNIITFIKLIYVIVRYRLWRGFYNRSYIFGLSFASSLEAMGPSYIKLGQTLSTRPDIIGRDIARALEKLQDKLDPFNYKYVEEVFAHDFGCSPDVYFKEINHNAIAAASVAQVHYAVGHDGKKYAVKVLRPGIAKKIEKDIRFFYLIAKLLKFFSVKSRRLKPVEVVDIFAEGIKLELDLRMEASAASELRENMIKDQGIVIPEIKWEVTSRNVITMEWIEGISISNVELLKERGYDLKRIASNLSVCFFNQAYRDGFFHADLHPGNLFVDENHNIAMVDFGIMGRLNKDTRYFVAEILRGFLSRDYNLVAKIHFEAGYVPKDKSVELFAQACRSIGEPIVGLPANKISVGKLLSQLLDITEEFSMETQPQLLLLQKNTVMLEGVGAMLDPEVNLWYLAEPWIEKWYIQNIGIEAKMLKTAKKLLKAAELLPNYLQHFIDKYEKK from the coding sequence ATGAGAAATATTATAACTTTTATTAAGTTAATCTACGTTATTGTAAGATACAGATTATGGCGTGGGTTTTACAACCGAAGCTATATTTTTGGGCTTAGCTTTGCAAGTAGCCTTGAGGCTATGGGTCCTTCTTATATTAAGCTTGGGCAAACATTATCGACAAGACCAGATATTATTGGAAGGGATATTGCAAGAGCTTTAGAGAAGCTTCAGGATAAATTAGATCCATTTAATTATAAGTATGTGGAGGAAGTGTTTGCTCATGATTTTGGATGCTCCCCTGATGTATATTTCAAAGAGATTAATCACAATGCAATAGCCGCAGCTTCTGTGGCTCAGGTGCATTATGCCGTAGGTCATGATGGCAAAAAATATGCGGTAAAGGTGCTAAGACCTGGAATTGCTAAAAAAATAGAAAAAGATATAAGGTTTTTTTATTTAATAGCAAAACTGCTAAAGTTCTTTTCCGTCAAATCACGAAGACTAAAGCCAGTTGAGGTTGTGGATATATTTGCTGAAGGCATAAAGCTTGAGCTGGATTTAAGGATGGAAGCATCAGCAGCTTCTGAGCTAAGAGAAAACATGATAAAAGATCAGGGTATTGTAATTCCTGAAATAAAATGGGAGGTAACTTCCAGAAATGTTATCACCATGGAATGGATTGAAGGTATTTCTATAAGTAATGTAGAGCTGCTTAAAGAAAGAGGTTATGATCTTAAAAGGATTGCGTCTAACTTATCTGTATGCTTCTTTAATCAGGCATATAGAGATGGTTTCTTCCATGCAGATTTGCACCCTGGTAATTTATTTGTAGATGAAAACCATAATATTGCCATGGTTGACTTTGGTATTATGGGGCGACTTAATAAAGATACAAGATATTTTGTTGCTGAAATTTTAAGGGGTTTTTTAAGCAGGGATTATAACCTTGTGGCTAAAATTCATTTTGAAGCAGGTTATGTACCTAAGGACAAGAGTGTTGAGTTGTTCGCTCAAGCTTGCAGATCAATAGGTGAGCCTATAGTTGGTCTTCCTGCAAATAAAATTTCGGTTGGTAAGTTACTTTCGCAACTACTTGATATTACAGAAGAATTTAGTATGGAAACTCAGCCACAACTTTTATTGCTTCAGAAAAATACTGTAATGTTAGAAGGGGTGGGGGCTATGCTTGACCCAGAGGTAAATTTATGGTACCTGGCTGAGCCATGGATAGAAAAATGGTATATTCAAAATATAGGCATTGAAGCAAAAATGCTAAAAACTGCCAAAAAACTTTTAAAAGCAGCAGAATTACTGCCAAATTACTTACAGCATTTTATTGATAAATATGAAAAAAAATAA
- the ubiE gene encoding bifunctional demethylmenaquinone methyltransferase/2-methoxy-6-polyprenyl-1,4-benzoquinol methylase (Catalyzes the carbon methylation reaction in the biosynthesis of ubiquinone and menaquinone), with protein MDNNDKTHFGSRTVSHNEKTTLVNDVFSSVAKHYDIMNDLMSFGVHRLWKKEFVSMVPKTKGSILDLASGSGDIALKIYKNQKLIGNESKLVLSDINPDMLVLAKENFLNNGIVADNISYVIAKGEELPFEDNSFDVVTISFGIRNFTYLEKGIEEIYRVLKPTGRFMCMEFSRPMDPVKFAYDKFSDIVIPKIGKYVAKNEEAYQYLVESIRKFPSQEEFKSMIQNAGFSSVNYKNLSFGIVAIHTGHKV; from the coding sequence ATGGATAATAATGATAAAACTCACTTTGGATCTCGTACTGTAAGTCATAATGAAAAAACAACTTTAGTCAACGACGTTTTTTCATCTGTAGCAAAACATTACGATATTATGAACGATCTCATGAGTTTTGGAGTTCACAGACTCTGGAAAAAAGAATTTGTAAGTATGGTTCCTAAAACAAAAGGAAGTATACTTGATCTTGCTAGTGGATCTGGTGATATTGCGCTAAAAATATATAAAAATCAGAAGCTTATAGGCAATGAGTCTAAGCTTGTTTTATCTGATATAAACCCAGATATGCTAGTGCTTGCTAAAGAAAACTTCTTAAATAACGGTATTGTTGCAGACAATATAAGCTATGTAATAGCAAAAGGTGAGGAATTGCCGTTTGAAGATAATAGTTTTGATGTTGTGACTATCTCATTTGGTATAAGAAATTTTACATATTTAGAAAAAGGTATAGAAGAAATATACCGGGTTCTAAAACCAACAGGTAGATTCATGTGTATGGAATTTTCAAGACCTATGGATCCTGTAAAGTTTGCATATGATAAATTCTCAGATATTGTAATTCCTAAGATCGGCAAGTACGTCGCTAAAAATGAAGAAGCTTATCAATATCTTGTTGAAAGTATTAGAAAATTTCCTAGTCAGGAAGAATTTAAATCAATGATTCAGAATGCGGGGTTTTCATCTGTAAACTATAAAAACTTAAGCTTTGGAATAGTTGCAATTCATACAGGGCATAAAGTATGA
- a CDS encoding DNA-formamidopyrimidine glycosylase, whose product MPELAEVETIAQELKNVIIDNKITFAKTFRKDLRIPFPDNLCDLLIDSTILSVWRRSKYIIIDLSNKKSLIVHLGMSGRFYAQSNLTIEKHTHFYIETNKGSFLNFIDPRRFGLITLVDTDKLSESPLFSHLGPEPFSNGFTVKYFAQKLSKTTRPIKNVIMDQEIVVGVGNIYAAESLFRSKIHPERPANSLSLAEVSILRDKIIEILKLAIESGGSSLRDYRKADGEKGGFQELFLVYGKKGHACKTCGSLIDRIVQSGRSSFFCPNCQK is encoded by the coding sequence ATGCCAGAATTAGCTGAAGTTGAAACAATTGCCCAAGAGCTTAAAAACGTCATAATAGACAATAAAATTACTTTCGCAAAGACTTTCCGTAAAGACCTTCGCATTCCATTTCCAGATAATTTATGCGATCTATTAATAGATTCAACTATTTTATCAGTATGGCGCAGGTCAAAATATATAATAATAGACCTTAGCAATAAAAAAAGCTTAATAGTACATCTTGGCATGAGCGGCAGATTTTATGCACAAAGCAACTTAACCATTGAAAAACACACTCATTTTTACATTGAAACTAACAAAGGCAGCTTTTTAAACTTTATAGATCCCAGAAGGTTTGGACTAATAACATTAGTAGATACTGATAAACTTAGTGAATCTCCTTTATTTAGCCACTTAGGTCCTGAGCCATTTTCAAATGGATTTACAGTAAAGTATTTTGCCCAAAAGCTTTCTAAAACTACAAGACCAATTAAAAATGTCATAATGGATCAGGAAATTGTGGTAGGTGTTGGCAATATTTATGCGGCTGAAAGCTTATTTAGATCAAAAATCCACCCAGAGCGTCCTGCTAATAGCTTATCTTTAGCTGAAGTTTCTATATTACGTGATAAAATTATAGAAATACTTAAACTGGCTATAGAAAGCGGCGGATCTTCTTTACGAGATTACAGAAAAGCTGATGGAGAGAAAGGCGGATTTCAGGAGCTATTTTTAGTTTATGGTAAAAAAGGACATGCTTGTAAAACATGTGGTAGCTTAATTGACAGGATTGTGCAATCGGGCAGATCTTCATTTTTCTGCCCTAATTGCCAGAAATAA
- a CDS encoding cytoplasmic protein, with product MQKPSYIDFDYENYHWKQGIDYRKNPEKYKVGKGEQGVLTCEPYKSEIVKFWRFKTPEIAEESSSAIYKIFQSYLDQDDFIGADMARKFLQMGFTRARRYTNYKGGKKYNGEDYHLLEKGTGDPQKAISANIFFKKWKEAESFEKYAKMKLEWKEKYG from the coding sequence ATGCAAAAACCAAGTTACATAGACTTTGACTATGAAAATTATCACTGGAAACAAGGTATTGACTACCGTAAAAATCCTGAAAAATATAAAGTCGGAAAAGGAGAGCAGGGAGTTCTAACCTGTGAGCCATATAAAAGCGAAATAGTAAAGTTCTGGCGCTTTAAAACACCTGAAATAGCTGAAGAAAGTAGTTCCGCAATTTATAAAATATTTCAAAGTTATCTTGATCAGGATGATTTTATAGGGGCTGATATGGCGCGAAAGTTCCTGCAGATGGGATTTACCAGAGCGCGAAGATATACCAACTACAAAGGCGGTAAAAAATATAATGGCGAAGATTATCATCTGTTAGAAAAGGGTACTGGTGATCCACAAAAAGCTATCAGTGCCAATATATTCTTTAAAAAGTGGAAAGAGGCAGAGAGCTTTGAAAAATATGCAAAAATGAAACTTGAATGGAAAGAGAAATATGGTTAA
- a CDS encoding hydroxymethylbilane synthase — protein MKNIRLGTRSSPLALRQASIVKNLLIQSTELTEDSINIIPITTSGDKYVNTKISDLGIKGVFTKELEIALLEDQIDIAVHSLKDMPAEIHPQLTISSYLKRDDVRDILIGFDKGIEYLPAGTKIGTSSLRREAQIKKYSQNLHVVPIRGNIGTRISKVGDEVDVIILAKAGIDRMSFTPDCYHIFGTDQMLPAAAQGIIAIETKLGSQAESFVKVLNDNDTMLAAECERAFLKGWEEVKFHYTGEHSSSCRIPLAALSQISNHTIHIKALVEDKGELFFENDVDNIENRNQLGHRVALKLGKIIFEK, from the coding sequence TTGAAAAACATACGTTTAGGTACCAGATCCAGTCCATTGGCATTAAGACAGGCAAGTATAGTTAAGAACCTATTAATACAATCTACAGAACTTACTGAAGATAGTATTAATATAATTCCGATTACAACTTCTGGAGATAAATATGTTAATACCAAAATAAGCGACCTTGGAATCAAGGGCGTTTTCACAAAAGAACTTGAAATTGCCTTACTTGAAGACCAGATAGATATTGCAGTCCACTCTTTAAAAGATATGCCAGCTGAAATACACCCACAACTTACAATATCATCATATCTGAAAAGAGACGACGTGCGCGATATCCTTATAGGATTTGACAAAGGCATTGAGTATTTACCAGCAGGCACAAAAATAGGAACCTCCTCATTACGAAGGGAAGCCCAGATAAAAAAATATTCTCAAAATTTACATGTTGTACCTATTAGAGGAAATATAGGAACCAGAATTTCTAAAGTTGGAGATGAAGTTGACGTTATCATTCTAGCAAAAGCAGGAATAGATAGAATGTCCTTTACTCCAGATTGCTATCATATATTTGGAACAGACCAAATGCTCCCCGCTGCTGCTCAGGGCATTATAGCTATCGAAACAAAGTTAGGTAGTCAGGCAGAATCATTTGTAAAAGTACTTAACGATAATGATACAATGTTAGCTGCTGAATGCGAAAGAGCATTTCTAAAAGGATGGGAAGAAGTCAAATTTCATTACACAGGCGAACATAGTAGCAGTTGTCGCATACCTTTAGCAGCGTTATCACAAATCAGCAATCATACAATACATATTAAGGCACTGGTGGAAGATAAAGGCGAACTATTTTTTGAAAATGACGTAGATAACATTGAAAACAGAAATCAACTTGGTCATAGAGTTGCTTTGAAACTTGGAAAAATAATATTTGAAAAATAA
- a CDS encoding ubiquinol-cytochrome c reductase iron-sulfur subunit, translating into MSNNENTKEVTRRDFLTLTATAVAGVGAACALWPLVDSLNPSADVLAMSSTEVNLANIAEGQSVTIMWRGKPVFVKHRTAAEIEEARKDDNATLIDPQLDEERVKKGKEQWLVLIGICTHLGCVPLSNQGDYKGWFCPCHGSHYDTSGRIRKGPAPLNLAIPNYEFLSDTLVRIG; encoded by the coding sequence ATGAGTAATAATGAAAATACAAAAGAAGTAACAAGAAGAGATTTTCTGACATTAACAGCTACTGCTGTAGCTGGCGTGGGCGCGGCATGTGCTTTATGGCCTCTTGTAGATTCGCTTAATCCATCAGCCGATGTACTTGCTATGTCCTCAACAGAAGTTAACCTTGCAAACATAGCTGAAGGTCAGAGTGTAACAATTATGTGGCGTGGTAAACCTGTTTTTGTAAAACACAGAACAGCGGCTGAGATCGAAGAAGCAAGAAAAGATGATAATGCTACTTTGATTGATCCTCAACTTGATGAGGAAAGAGTAAAAAAGGGCAAAGAGCAGTGGCTTGTTTTAATTGGTATATGTACTCACTTAGGATGCGTACCCTTGTCAAATCAGGGAGATTACAAAGGCTGGTTCTGCCCTTGTCATGGTTCTCACTATGATACTTCAGGACGCATTAGAAAAGGTCCTGCACCCCTTAATCTTGCTATACCAAATTATGAATTTTTAAGCGACACATTAGTTAGAATTGGATAA